From the Euphorbia lathyris chromosome 6, ddEupLath1.1, whole genome shotgun sequence genome, one window contains:
- the LOC136232670 gene encoding scarecrow-like protein 34 — MDPKYTGLADSATTDEFTNFPNFHQFPDNQFDLNFINLPFDPPLNDLGLSYSYTFNPENESFLETSPAWTQEGDSSSPSPSPSPSPSPSNDTDRESSDPVLKYITDMLMEENMEDKPHMFYDPMALQATEQSLFDVLTVHDQHPSSHPYLNYQSPDTNNSGTSSDFLDPEYIFDVPELSPVSLQTATPYDYHFHSNNLHPDSQISVNYSNGLPDIGVGEMVQNVFTDTNSVLLFQRGLEEASKFLPKPTQLVIDLESNDFVSSRNEDARLLAVKDEKIEKVNFPNGSRGRKNHERADSDLEQERSSKQSVVYVEENEISEMFDKVLLWPGLKGGQCYSTPEVKQEGKNKPDEKSNGSNSGITRVRKQERKKKETVDLRSLLILCAQAVSGNDFRTANELLKQIRKHSSPSGDGSQRLAHYFANGLEARLAGSNTELPDFHTYLISKRLSAADMLKAYKTHLYACPFKKLSILYANKMILNAAQNATTLHIIDFGVMYGFQWPILIQLLSMQSKSPPKLRITGIELPQRGFRPAERIMETGRRLARYCERFNVPFEYNPIASSNWGSIPIEDLKIKKDEVVAVNCMVRFKNLLDETAGANCPRDEMLDLIRKINPNIFVHCIRNGSYNAPFFVTRFREALFHFSSLFDMFDSILPREDPERMMFEREFYGREAINVVACEGIDRVERPETYKQWQSRSIRVGFKQLPLDETVMEKCRDKLKMWYHKDFVIDEDNQWMLQGWKGRIIYASSCWVPA; from the coding sequence ATGGATCCTAAATACACAGGACTTGCTGATTCTGCTACTACTGATGAATTCACCAACTTTCCTAACTTCCATCAATTCCCAGATAACCAATTTGATCTCAATTTCATCAATCTTCCTTTTGATCCTCCTCTAAATGATTTGGGTCTCTCCTATTCTTATACCTTCAATCCAGAAAATGAGTCTTTTCTTGAAACTTCACCTGCCTGGACTCAGGAAGGAGATTCTtcctctccctctccctctccctctccctctccATCTCCATCTAATGACACTGACAGAGAATCCTCAGATCCTGTTCTCAAATACATTACCGACATGCTTATGGAAGAAAATATGGAAGACAAACCCCACATGTTTTATGATCCCATGGCTCTTCAAGCCACTGAACAGTCTTTATTTGATGTTCTTACTGTTCATGATCAACATCCCTCATCCCACCCTTATCTCAATTATCAAAGTCCTGATACCAATAATTCAGGAACTAGTAGTGATTTTCTTGACCCTGAATACATTTTTGATGTACCAGAACTTAGTCCGGTCTCTTTGCAAACTGCCACTCCCTATGACTACCATTTCCACTCCAATAATCTGCATCCTGATTCCCAAATTTCGGTGAATTACTCAAATGGTCTCCCTGATATCGGTGTAGGGGAGATGGTGCAGAATGTGTTTACTGATACAAATTCTGTATTGCTATTTCAGAGAGGTTTAGAGGAAGCTAGTAAATTCCTTCCTAAACCTACTCAACTAGTCATTGATTTAGAAAGCAATGACTTCGTCTCCAGCCGAAATGAGGATGCTCGATTGTTGGCTGTCAAGGATGAAAAGATTGAGAAGGTGAATTTTCCTAATGGCTCAAGGGGTAGAAAGAATCATGAAAGAGCGGATTCGGATTTAGAACAAGAGAGGAGTAGCAAGCAGTCAGTTGTGTATGTGGAGGAGAATGAAATTTCGGAAATGTTTGATAAAGTTTTACTTTGGCCTGGGCTGAAAGGCGGACAATGCTACTCTACTCCTGAAGTGAAGCAGGAGGGGAAAAACAAGCCAGATGAGAAATCCAATGGATCAAACAGTGGAATAACTCGTGTGAGAAAgcaggagaggaagaagaaggaaacaGTAGACTTAAGGAGCCTTTTGATTCTTTGTGCTCAAGCTGTCTCTGGAAATGACTTCAGGACTGCTAATGAGCTGCTGAAGCAGATTAGGAAGCACTCTTCTCCTTCGGGGGATGGTTCTCAGAGGCTAGCTCATTACTTTGCCAATGGACTTGAGGCACGTTTGGCTGGCAGCAACACTGAATTGCCAGACTTTCATACTTATCTTATCTCAAAGCGGTTGAGTGCTGCTGATATGTTGAAAGCATACAAAACTCATCTTTATGCCTGCCCATTTAAGAAGCTCTCCATTCTCTATGCAAATAAAATGATTTTGAATGCTGCTCAAAATGCAACAACTCTTCACATCATAGATTTCGGTGTCATGTATGGTTTCCAATGGCCAATTCTTATCCAGCTTCTTTCCATGCAATCTAAAAGCCCTCCAAAGCTACGGATTACAGGGATAGAGCTTCCCCAACGCGGTTTCAGGCCAGCAGAAAGAATTATGGAGACAGGACGTCGCTTGGCAAGGTATTGTGAGCGCTTTAACGTTCCCTTTGAGTACAATCCTATTGCTTCTAGTAACTGGGGAAGCATCCCAATTGAGGACCTCAAGATTAAAAAGGATGAGGTGGTTGCTGTGAATTGTATGGTTCGATTTAAGAACCTACTTGATGAGACAGCAGGAGCAAATTGTCCAAGGGATGAAATGCTTGATTTAATCAGGAAGATAAATCCTAATATTTTTGTGCATTGTATCAGAAACGGATCCTACAACGCTCCATTCTTCGTGACACGGTTTAGGGAGGCACTTTTCCACTTCTCGTCACTGTTTGATATGTTTGATTCTATATTGCCTCGGGAAGATCCGGAAAGGATGAtgtttgagagagagttttaTGGAAGAGAAGCCATAAATGTTGTGGCTTGTGAAGGCATAGACAGGGTAGAAAGGCCGGAAACATACAAGCAGTGGCAATCACGGAGTATAAGAGTAGGGTTTAAGCAGCTCCCATTGGATGAGACGGTAATGGAGAAGTGTAGGGATAAGTTGAAGATGTGGTACCACAAGGATTTTGTAATAGATGAAGACAACCAATGGATGCTACAGGGATGGAAGGGCCGAATTATATATGCTTCGTCTTGTTGGGTGCCTGCATAA